TGGCCATGCGAGACGCCATCCGCCGCCATCCCCCGGGAAACGCGCTGACGGGGGAAAAAGTCTTTCAACGGGTCTGCGGCCAATGCCACAAACTACATGGCGTCGGACAAGATGTGGGCCCGGATATCACGCTCAACGGCCGAAATTCGTTTGAGCAACTCTTGTCAAATGTCTTTGACCCGAGTCTGGTCATCGGGGCCGCTTACCAGGCCCAGATTGTCGAGACCACAGACGGGCTGACGCTGACGGGATTAGTGGCCGAAGATAACGACCAGCGGCTGGTCCTAAAGCTGCAAGGGGGAAAGCTGGAGATTATCCCGCGTCAGAATATTGCCGCCTCCTTTACCAGTCCGCTATCCTTGATGCCCGAAGAACTGGAAAAACAATTTAGCGAGCAAGAATTACGGGACTTGTTTGCCTATTTGACGTTGGATAAACATCCGTCCGACCCCGCGGCGGTCCGCTTGCCGGGGGTTTATCCACCGCAAAATCGCACTGCCAAAACCGCCGCCGCGTATCCCGAATTGGTCAATTACATCGCCGCTGGTTTCCAACTCAATGGTTGCGGCGAAGGGGGATTAGTGCTTTTAGAAAAATTTCGCGACCAGCCCGATATCTTACAAACCCACCCCCTCGGCCCGGAGCAGCCCGCGATTATGGCAGGGGAGTTTGCCATTCCCGCCTATGTCCAAGCCATGCTAAAACTGGCGGTCACCCATCACCCCGATGGCGACTGGCGGCTGGTCGTGCGGGGGAATGGCCAAGTCTTGCTGGACCGGATTATTGGTCCCACCACCAGCGCCGATCCGTGGCATCATTTGGCCGTCGATTTAAGCCAATTCGCGGGGGGCAAAGTTCAACTCGAATTGGAAAATTCGGCCAACAATTGGGCGTGGGAGTTTGGTTATTGGCGGGAAGTGCGACTGGAATTTCAACCAAAACCCGCCAGCGACGCGCCAAAGCCGTAGCCGTTTTTGGTCTCTTAGCGCCTCGATAAATTTTGCCAGCCGAACAGGTGAATGGTTTGCTCGCCTGAACGGAGGGGAAAAAAATATCCCAAATTCATCGCGACAGCTCCACTCTCCGTTGGCTAGACTTATGACTGTTTATTTGCCCTAGCGATTCCCACTTTATGCGGCGCGACGCGGTCGACCACCGCGCCTGGTCGCTCCCCTTTTTGCAAATTGCCCGTGGCGTCGATCTTATTGACCGCGTTTCAACCGTATGATCGCTGGACGAGCAATTCCAGTTGGTTGACGTTGGTGGAATTGACGCGGCAACTGCCCGTGGATTTGCAAGTGACCACGCGCCTCTACCCGGTCGACTATGACGCGGCGCGTGAAGCGGTGCTGGCCGATCTACGGGATAACTATGATGTGGCATTGCATTTAGGCCAGGCCCCGGGAATCAATCGGATTCATCTGGAGGCGCTGGCGATCAATGTGCGGCAGCAACCGGGCCAGCCCGCGATTCCACTACTCAGCGACGGTCCGTTGGCGTACCAGTCGACGCTTCCCTTGGCGAGGTGGGGGTCTGAACTGGTGGCCCGGGGATTTCCGGCGGCGGTCAGTTGGCACGCGGGAACCTATCTGTGCAATGCGCTACTGTATTACTCGCTACACTCCGCGCATGTGCTGGGGCTAAAGACCGCGGCCTGCTTTGTCCATGTGCCGCTGGATGTTTCGCAAATCATGACCGAACCCGCGGGAACACCCAGTCTGCCGGTGGCGTACTCCGCCGCGGCGATCCATTGCCTATTAGGAGAAATCGAACGCGGGGAATATTAAGCATCGCCACCCTCTCCCCACTTTCCACTACCCACTGCTCACTTTCCTCCACCCACCCCCTATCCCCCACCTCATTTCCTCGGCGGGATCAGGACCACGCGAAATCCCAAAATATTATCCACGTAATCGGGTTTATCACGTACCCGCATGGAGGAGCGGCAGGTTAATGGAAAGCTGTCCCAGCCGCCGCCGCGATTGACGCGAAATTCCCCGCGTGCCGCTCCCACGGGATCTTTTCCCCCCGCCAGTTTGTCGTCATACCAGTCGCCGCACCATTCCCAGACATTGCCATGCATATCATACAGCCCCCAGGCGTTGGGCTTTTTTTGTCCCACAACCTGCGGCGCTTGCCACCCCTGGTCCCAGGTGTTTTCCATATACCAGGCATAGTCCTTTAACTTGCGTACATCCGCGCCAAAATAAAACGCGGTCTTGCTCCCCGCGCGGCAGGCGTATTCCCATTCCGCTTCTGTCGGCAAGCGATACGTTTTACCTTCTTTCACGCCCAGCTTTTTGCAAAAGGCGTTGGCGTCGGTCCAACTGATATAAGTCGCCGGATAGTTCGCCCCTTCTTCGACAAATTTTTTGCCTTTCCAGGGTTTGGTTCCCATGACTTTTATCCACTCTCCCTGGGTGACTTCATGCGCCCCTAGATAAAACGCCTTGGTGATTTCGACATTGACTTGCTTTTCGTTGAGTTGGCGAAACCCATCGTGACCCAATTCCGTGGGGGGACTGCTCATCACAAATTTTCCGGCGGGAATGGCCCTTAACTGCATCCCGATGGAATTGGTGATATTTTGCCGCAGAACATCCTCGACCCGGCCCAGGGTCCAACTGCCAACCTTGCCATACGGGACGGGAATTTGATCCTGTTTGTCCTTATTCCAGACGTAATCCTTGGTTTCGCGGCTGACATAATTCAGCATTTCCGGTAACGCGAGTTCTCCCTTGGGATACCAGACCTCGGCGGCGTCCCCGCGCAAATACTTGAGCATCTGCGCTGTAAACGCGCCGTGACCGCGACCGTCGACCAGCGCCGGATACTCATGGCTTTTTTCGCCGGCCGAGCAACTAAAAAACGCGACCATGCCGGTTGGCACGGTGCGGATTTTTTTCCCCACGGGTTCAAGCTCTACCTCCTTGGAGCGGGTCTTGTTTTTTGGCTGGGGATTATTGCGGCAGGCATCCACGATCAGTAATTTGCGCCCCGCTTTGGATTCCTGCAAAAGGGCGTACACCTTTTCTAGTGATAATAGGGTGTCACGGTCATCGAGCTGCGCCTCGGCGGGGCAAAAATAAAGTTCCTGCGTTTCAGACTCTTCCCCCATCCCTTTATCGATGGCAAATTGGACACCATGACCCATAAAACCAAAGATAAGCGTGTCATTTTCTGTCAGGCCCTGCGCGCGATTATTTAAAACTTTTTCAATTTTTGCCGGCGTATTGGGGTGCAACTGCGGATTTTCCACGGCCAAGGTCATCAACGTGACGTCAAATCCTAATTGCTTGAACTGCTTGGCCAATTCTTCGGCGTCGGCCACCGTATAATTCAGCCGATTGAGTTGAGAGGGATCATATTTATCCACGCCCACCAGCACGGCATATTTTTTGCCTATATTTTGGGCCGCCACCTGAGTGGAACTGGCCGGAAAAAGCCCCAGACACAACATCCAGAGAAGCCAGCGGGTAAACCGCCAATGGTTAAGAAACGCTTGACCGGAGACAAGGCGAGATCGACGCTGGGTGCTGGGGGACATGGCGGTTATTCCCTAGAAAAACAAGCGCGATGGCATTTTTGTTACTATACTTACCCGTCAGCCCGACACAATCCCGCCCCGGACTGGCCGAACATCAACCAGCCAGGTCAGGGGTAAAAATCATCCCGGCGGTACTGTTTTGAACTGGCTGCTAGCGGGAAGTTTTACTGGTCAACGAATCCACGGCTAAAATCTTCCCCCGGGGGGGATGTAACGGTGGACACCGTTAAAACTTATCGCAGTTTCAATGAATTATTTTAAATATTAGCATTCTCTCTAACCGGACGCCAACCAAACAGGGTGCGTCCTTACTGACAACCGAGATGGGATTTGTTACATTGAAATTGCGTCGTTCGATGGCGGCTAGTTAGCGGGGCTAGGCCATGTTGGAGACATGACCCAGTCAACCCCTTTTTTGTTTATTTTGGAACTTGGCGGTTTTTTGTGGAGTGGCACTGATGGCAACTGCGGCAAAGGCGACCAGCACGACTCGG
Above is a window of Pirellulales bacterium DNA encoding:
- a CDS encoding pyroglutamyl-peptidase I is translated as MASILLTAFQPYDRWTSNSSWLTLVELTRQLPVDLQVTTRLYPVDYDAAREAVLADLRDNYDVALHLGQAPGINRIHLEALAINVRQQPGQPAIPLLSDGPLAYQSTLPLARWGSELVARGFPAAVSWHAGTYLCNALLYYSLHSAHVLGLKTAACFVHVPLDVSQIMTEPAGTPSLPVAYSAAAIHCLLGEIERGEY
- a CDS encoding SUMF1/EgtB/PvdO family nonheme iron enzyme — translated: MSPSTQRRSRLVSGQAFLNHWRFTRWLLWMLCLGLFPASSTQVAAQNIGKKYAVLVGVDKYDPSQLNRLNYTVADAEELAKQFKQLGFDVTLMTLAVENPQLHPNTPAKIEKVLNNRAQGLTENDTLIFGFMGHGVQFAIDKGMGEESETQELYFCPAEAQLDDRDTLLSLEKVYALLQESKAGRKLLIVDACRNNPQPKNKTRSKEVELEPVGKKIRTVPTGMVAFFSCSAGEKSHEYPALVDGRGHGAFTAQMLKYLRGDAAEVWYPKGELALPEMLNYVSRETKDYVWNKDKQDQIPVPYGKVGSWTLGRVEDVLRQNITNSIGMQLRAIPAGKFVMSSPPTELGHDGFRQLNEKQVNVEITKAFYLGAHEVTQGEWIKVMGTKPWKGKKFVEEGANYPATYISWTDANAFCKKLGVKEGKTYRLPTEAEWEYACRAGSKTAFYFGADVRKLKDYAWYMENTWDQGWQAPQVVGQKKPNAWGLYDMHGNVWEWCGDWYDDKLAGGKDPVGAARGEFRVNRGGGWDSFPLTCRSSMRVRDKPDYVDNILGFRVVLIPPRK
- a CDS encoding c-type cytochrome, giving the protein MAKRPGWNDGWLRGLAAKLALMALGGLHLFSSALHVRGEESFDPTAVVDLLEIMLEQQAEEPDTVIKCLDVLSQKIETREVTPAAAAELRPRLQEPLQKILAGPSHIPLFSAAARLAAGLGDPAGRRAMRQVLADAKSPVNMQLAALSAVVAEPDDTLFNFLRRVFPAKINPADAPRPEYSEAQLISILQTLDRSEATEIAEILLAGYPHVSATLQPQVLELLTHRAAWSRALLASIEKKELPATILNTNQIRRMLTGNDAELSGQIKNIYGTIRTDRNPQREQVLLAMRDAIRRHPPGNALTGEKVFQRVCGQCHKLHGVGQDVGPDITLNGRNSFEQLLSNVFDPSLVIGAAYQAQIVETTDGLTLTGLVAEDNDQRLVLKLQGGKLEIIPRQNIAASFTSPLSLMPEELEKQFSEQELRDLFAYLTLDKHPSDPAAVRLPGVYPPQNRTAKTAAAYPELVNYIAAGFQLNGCGEGGLVLLEKFRDQPDILQTHPLGPEQPAIMAGEFAIPAYVQAMLKLAVTHHPDGDWRLVVRGNGQVLLDRIIGPTTSADPWHHLAVDLSQFAGGKVQLELENSANNWAWEFGYWREVRLEFQPKPASDAPKP